A region of Lycium barbarum isolate Lr01 chromosome 3, ASM1917538v2, whole genome shotgun sequence DNA encodes the following proteins:
- the LOC132632658 gene encoding uncharacterized protein LOC132632658, which translates to MAKTSLYYCFAFVILFIGNSCRANEEIKVYELKKGDFSVKITNYGATVLSVILPDKHGKMDDVVLGYHSIDDYKNDTTYFGGLIGRVANRIGGAKFELNGVEYKLPANDHGNTLHGGSRGFNNVIWTMESFQEDSHLTLTYNSFDGEQGFPGDLSVKVTYMFIGTNRFALDMQAKPLNKATPVNLASHTYWNLGGATSGNIFSHTIQIFGSKITPVDDKLIPTGKITPVKGTAYDFLEPRTIGSKFNEIPGGYDINYVLDNTGGKHLHRAAIVHDSKSGRKMELWTNKPGVQFYTSNMLENAKGKGGFVYSKYAALCLETQGFPDSVNHPNFPSQIVNPGETYKHFMVYRFTAS; encoded by the exons ATGGCCAAAACGtctctttattattgttttgcTTTTGTCATTCTTTTTATTGGAAATTCATGTAGAgcaaatgaagaaataaaagtgTATGAATTGAAGAAGGGTGATTTTTCTGTGAAGATCACAAATTATGGTGCAACAGTTCTTTCTGTTATACTCCCTGATAAACATG GAAAAATGGATGATGTTGTTCTTGGTTACCATTCCATTGATGACTACAAG AATGATACTACATATTTTGGTGGCCTGATTGGGCGCGTAGCTAATCGGATTGGAGGAGCAAAATTTGAGTTGAATGGTGTGGAATACAAATTACCTGCTAATGATCATGGAAACACACTCCATG GGGGTAGCAGAGGATTCAATAATGTAATTTGGACTATGGAATCTTTTCAGGAAGATAGTCATCTTACTCTTACCTACAATAGCTTTGATGGTGAACAAG GATTTCCTGGTGACCTATCTGTCAAGGTGACATACATGTTCATTGGGACAAACAGGTTTGCCTTAGACATGCAAGCGAAGCCACTAAACAAAGCCACACCAGTGAATTTAGCCTCACACACATACTGGAATCTTGGTGGAGCCACCAGCGGCAATATTTTCTCCCATACTATTCAGATTTTCGGGTCCAAGATTACTCCTGTTGATGATAAGCTCATCCCCACAGGAAAAATTACTCCTGTTAAAGGAACAGCCTATGATTTCCTCGAGCCACGGACGATAGGGAGCAAGTTCAATGAAATCCCAGGTGGATATGATATCAACTATGTGTTGGATAATACTGGGGGCAAGCATTTGCATAGGGCGGCAATTGTTCACGATAGCAAATCGGGTAGAAAGATGGAATTGTGGACTAATAAACCTGGTGTGCAGTTTTACACAAGTAATATGTTGGAAAATGCAAAGGGAAAAGGCGGATTTGTTTACTCAAAATATGCTGCACTTTGTTTGGAGACACAAGGATTCCCAGATTCTGTTAATCATCCCAATTTTCCTTCTCAGATTGTGAATCCAGGGGAAACTTATAAGCACTTTATGGTTTATAGGTTCACTGCCTCATAG
- the LOC132632661 gene encoding ABC transporter A family member 7-like: protein MADTVHGPASFSTQANALLRKNMTFQKRDVKSNIRLILVPLVLCVLLVLIQNLVNKELDKPSNRCGCQCVDQNGDGKCEEVCGIEYSDLDQAASCPIPSPPEWPPLLQIPAPKYRAVRTDFTSFGDLPDDSCRISGSCPATILLTGTNQTFGRSVGRNLFSSGSALNSSDILYSLAYNVLGSESPPEYMNYLEAAFFSSLPVYNVQSQCSPNSTFSLPLKFGSLAVQQEISCVKGLHLWRNSSDEINNELYKGYRKGNPEGKINEIIAAYDFRNSNRDSFDVSIWYNSTYKNDTGNQPMALTRVPRSVNLASNAYLQFLLGPSARMLFEFVKEMPKPETKLRLDFASLLGPLFFTWVVSQLFPVVLIALVYEKQQKLRIMMKMHGLADVPYWMISYAYFLVISALYMLCFVIFGSLVGLKFFLLNDYSIQFVFYFIYVNLQVSLAFLVAAFFSNVKTATVIGYMMVFANGLLASFLFQFFLQDESFPRGWIIVMELYPGFSLFRGLYEFSQYAFNGNYMGTDGMRWKDLSDGKNGMKEILIIMIVQWLVFLVLAYYIDQLASSGKDPLFFLWNSRKKPSHPPVRKLSSGRQGSKVFVQMEKPDVAQERERVEQLLESSTSHAIICDNLKKVYPGKDGNPEKFAVRGLSLALPQGECFGMLGPNGAGKTTFINMMIGLIKPSSGTAYAQGMDIRTDMDMIYTNMGVCPQHDLLWEKLTGREHLLFYGRLKNLKGAVLTQAVEESLKSVNLFHGGVADKQSGKYSGGMKRRLSVAISLIGDPKVVYMDEPSTGLDPASRNNLWKVVKRAKQDRAIILTTHSMEEAEHLCDRLGIFVDGNLQCIGNPKELKARFGGSYVFTMTTSSDNEEEVEHMVQRLSPNANRIYHISGTQKFELPKQEVRIADVFQAVEKAKSRFTVYAWGLADTTLEDVFIKVARTAQAFNVLS from the exons ATGGCGGATACAGTGCATGGTCCAGCAAGTTTCTCTACACAAGCCAATGCTTTGCTCAGAAAGAATATGACTTTTCAG AAACGAGATGTAAAGTCAAATATTCGGCTCATCTTGGTCCCTTTAGTACTTTGTGTATTGCTAGTTCTCATTCAAAATTTGGTCAACAAAGAGTTAGATAAACCATCAAACAGATGTGGCTGCCAATGTGTTGACCAAAATGGTGATGGAAAATGTGAAGAAGTGTGTGGTATTGAATACTCAGATTTGGACCAAGCAGCCAGCTGTCCTATTCCTAGCCCACCCGAATGGCCTCCCTTGTTACAGATACCTGCACCAAAGTATCGTGCTGTACGAACTGATTTTACTTCATTTGGGGACTTGCCCGATGATTCGTGCAGAATATCGGGTTCTTGTCCAGCTACTATACTTCTGACTGGAACTAATCAGACTTTTGGACGAA GTGTGGGTAGAAATTTGTTCAGCAGTGGATCAGCTCTAAATTCCTCTGATATTTTATATAGCTTAGCCTATAATGTCTTG GGTTCCGAATCACCACCTGAGTATATGAATTATCTTGAGGCAGCTTTCTTCTCCAGCCTGCCAGTCTATAACGTTCAATCCCAGTGTTCTCCCAACTCCACATTTTCTcttccattgaaatttggttCTTTAGCTGTTCAGCAAG AGATAAGTTGTGTCAAAGGTTTACACTTGTGGCGCAATAGTTCTGATGAGATCAACAATGAGCTTTATAAAGGTTACAGGAAGGGGAATCCAGAGGGAAAGATAAACGAGATAATAGCAG CATATGATTTCCGTAATTCAAATAGAGATAGTTTCGATGTGAGTATTTGGTATAACTCTACCTATAAGAATGACACAGGCAATCAACCTATGGCATTGACAAGGGTTCCTCGTTCAGTGAATTTG GCATCAAATGCCTACCTTCAGTTTTTGCTTGGACCTTCAGCAAGAATGTTGTTTGAGTTTGTCAAAGAAATGCCCAAACCAGAAACAAAACTCAGGCTGGACTTTGCTTCTCTACTGGGACCACTATTCTTTACATGGGTGGTTTCACAACTTTTTCCG GTTGTTTTGATAGCTCTAGTTTATGAGAAGCAGCAGAAACTACGAATCATGATGAAAATGCATGGACTTGCGGATGTTCCCTATTGGATGATTTCTTATGCTTATTTTTTGGTCATATCTGCTCTATACATGTTATGTTTTGTGATTTTCGGCTCATTAGTAG GCTTGAAGTTCTTTTTGCTTAATGATTACAGCATCCAGTTCGTGTTTTACTTCATCTACGTAAACTTGCAAGTGTCCCTTGCTTTTCTAGTTGCTGCATTTTTCTCAAATGTTAAGACAGCCACAG TCATCGGCTATATGATGGTGTTTGCAAACGGACTCTTGGCATCATTCCTTTTCCAGTTCTTTCTCCAGGATGAGTCATTTCCCA GAGGCTGGATTATAGTTATGGAGCTTTATCCTGGATTTTCTCTTTTTCGTGGATTATACGAGTTTTCCCAATATGCTTTCAATGGTAATTATATGGGAACAGATGGTATGAGATGGAAAGATTTGAGTGATGGAAAAAATGGGATGAAGGAGATCCTAATAATTATGATAGTGCAATGGTTGGTGTTTCTCGTTCTTGCTTATTACATTGATCAGCTTGCATCATCAGGGAAAGATCCCCTTTTTTTCTTGTGGAACTCCCGAAAGAAGCCTTCACATCCTCCTGTCAGGAAACTTAGTTCAGGAAGGCAGGGGTCTAAAGTTTTCGTACAAATGGAGAAACCTGATGTTGCTCAGGAG AGAGAGAGAGTTGAACAGTTGCTCGAATCAAGTACAAGTCATGCCATCATTTGTGACAATTTGAAGAAGGTTTATCCGGGGAAAGATGGAAACCCTGAGAAATTTGCAGTGAGGGGATTGTCACTTGCTTTGCCTCAAGGGGAATGTTTCGGGATGCTTGGTCCCAATGGTGCTGGCAAAACTACTTTTATTAACATG ATGATTGGGCTCATAAAACCAAGCTCTGGTACTGCATATGCTCAGGGTATGGATATACGAACGGACATGGATATGATATACACCAACATGGGTGTATGTCCTCAGCATGA CTTACTTTGGGAAAAGTTAACAGGAAGGGAGCACCTACTTTTCTACGGAAGGCTTAAAAATCTTAAAGGGGCAGTCTTGACACAA GCAGTTGAAGAATCTCTTAAGAGTGTCAACTTGTTTCATGGAGGTGTTGCTGACAAGCAATCTGGGAAATACAGTGGAGGAATGAAGAGGAGGCTAAGTGTTGCTATCTCACTGATTGGAGATCCCAAG GTTGTCTACATGGATGAGCCCAGTACTGGACTGGATCCAGCGTCACGAAATAACTTGTGGAAGGTTGTCAAACGTGCAAAGCAAGATAGAGCGATTATTCTCACAA CTCATTCAATGGAAGAAGCGGAGCATCTATGTGATCGACTAGGAATATTTGTCGATGGCAACTTGCAGTGTATAGGAAATCCCAAAGAG TTGAAGGCGAGATTCGGAGGGTCTTATGTGTTTACGATGACAACATCATCAGATAACGAGGAGGAAGTGGAGCACATGGTGCAACGCCTGTCTCCAAATGCCAACAGGATATACCATATATCAGGGACGCAGAAGTTTGAGTTGCCAAAGCAAGAGGTTAGAATTGCAGATGTATTTCAAGCTGTTGAGAAAGCAAAGAGTAGATTCACAGTCTATGCTTGGGGTCTGGCTGATACAACTTTGGAGGATGTGTTTATCAAGGTTGCTCGCACTGCTCAGGCTTTCAATGTTCTCTCCTGA